A single region of the Streptomyces sp. NBC_00425 genome encodes:
- a CDS encoding electron transfer flavoprotein subunit alpha/FixB family protein, translating into MAEVLVYVDHVDGAVRKPTLELLTLARRIGEPVAVALGAGAESTAAALAEHGATRVLTHDAAEYADYLVVPKVDALQAAVAAVSPAAVLVPSSAEGKEIAARLALRIGSGIITDAVDLEAGDEGPVATQSVFAASFSTKSRVSKGTPVITVKPNSAAVEAAPAAGAVEALAVTFSAQATGTKVTGRTPRESTGRPELTEAAIVVSGGRGVNGAENFGLIEALADSLGAAVGASRAAVDAGWYPHTNQVGQTGKSVSPQLYIANGISGAIQHRAGMQTSKTIVAVNKDAEAPIFDLVDYGVVGDLFDVVPQLTEEVKTRKG; encoded by the coding sequence ATGGCTGAAGTCCTCGTCTACGTCGACCACGTGGACGGCGCCGTCCGCAAGCCCACCCTGGAGCTGCTGACGCTGGCCCGCCGCATCGGCGAGCCCGTCGCCGTCGCGCTGGGCGCAGGTGCCGAGAGCACCGCCGCCGCGCTGGCCGAGCACGGCGCCACCCGGGTCCTCACCCACGACGCCGCCGAGTACGCCGACTACCTCGTCGTGCCGAAGGTGGACGCGCTGCAGGCCGCCGTCGCCGCCGTCTCCCCGGCCGCCGTCCTCGTCCCGTCCTCCGCCGAGGGCAAGGAGATCGCCGCCCGTCTGGCGCTGCGCATCGGCTCCGGCATCATCACCGACGCCGTCGACCTCGAGGCCGGCGACGAGGGCCCGGTGGCCACCCAGTCGGTGTTCGCCGCGTCCTTCTCGACCAAGTCCCGCGTCTCCAAGGGCACCCCGGTCATCACCGTGAAGCCGAACTCGGCCGCGGTCGAGGCCGCTCCCGCCGCGGGCGCGGTCGAGGCCCTCGCCGTCACCTTCTCGGCGCAGGCCACCGGCACCAAGGTCACCGGCCGCACCCCGCGCGAGTCGACCGGTCGCCCGGAGCTGACCGAGGCCGCGATCGTCGTCTCCGGCGGCCGCGGCGTCAACGGCGCGGAGAACTTCGGACTCATCGAGGCCCTCGCCGACTCGCTCGGCGCGGCCGTCGGCGCCTCCCGCGCCGCGGTGGACGCCGGCTGGTACCCGCACACCAACCAGGTCGGCCAGACCGGCAAGTCGGTCTCGCCGCAGCTCTACATCGCCAACGGCATCTCCGGCGCGATCCAGCACCGCGCCGGCATGCAGACCTCGAAGACCATCGTCGCCGTCAACAAGGACGCCGAGGCCCCGATCTTCGACCTCGTCGACTACGGCGTCGTCGGCGACCTGTTCGACGTCGTCCCGCAGCTCACCGAAGAGGTCAAGACCCGCAAGGGCTGA
- a CDS encoding DUF6986 family protein: MGQGQQETVATSLAGAVSEKISASLAPVDAELDRCYPGDPGTRQPVHTVYVPGDVFDGDTIRSWGDQALAALDAHAPDAASFAACLGLSDDLAEPVYARVRAKLEREPVEDLRVDFEDGYGPRPDAEEDEAAARAARLIARAYAEGAAAPYMGIRMKCMEAAVRDRGIRTLDVFLTGLTDAGPLPGGLVLTLPKVTYPEQVTAMVRLLEAFEEARGLTPGRLGFEIQIETSQSILAADGTAAVARMIQAAEGRATGLHYGTFDYSACLGVSAAHQASDHPAADHAKAVMQVAAAGTGVRVSDGSTNVLPVGPTAQVHDAWRLHYGLTRRALARAYYQGWDMHPGHLPTRYAAVFAFYREGFVQAAERLSRYAGRAGGDVMDEPATAKALSGYLLRGLDCGALDPAEVSEATGLTRPALEGFAAPRRGDLTASAQ; this comes from the coding sequence ATGGGTCAGGGCCAGCAGGAGACGGTGGCGACGAGCCTCGCGGGCGCCGTCAGCGAGAAGATCAGCGCTTCCCTGGCCCCGGTCGACGCCGAACTGGACCGCTGTTATCCCGGCGACCCCGGCACCCGACAGCCCGTCCACACCGTCTATGTGCCCGGCGACGTCTTCGACGGCGACACGATCCGATCCTGGGGCGACCAGGCCCTCGCGGCCCTCGACGCGCACGCCCCCGACGCGGCCTCCTTCGCCGCCTGTCTCGGCCTGTCCGACGACCTCGCGGAGCCCGTGTACGCACGCGTGCGGGCCAAGCTGGAACGCGAGCCCGTCGAAGACCTGAGGGTCGACTTCGAGGACGGCTACGGACCCCGCCCGGACGCGGAGGAGGACGAGGCGGCCGCAAGGGCGGCCCGGCTGATCGCACGGGCGTACGCCGAAGGCGCCGCGGCCCCCTACATGGGCATCCGCATGAAGTGCATGGAGGCCGCCGTGCGCGACCGGGGCATCCGCACCCTCGACGTCTTCCTCACCGGCCTGACGGACGCCGGCCCACTGCCGGGCGGCCTGGTCCTCACCCTGCCGAAGGTGACGTACCCGGAGCAGGTCACCGCCATGGTCCGGCTTCTGGAGGCCTTCGAGGAGGCGCGCGGCCTGACCCCCGGGCGGCTCGGCTTCGAGATCCAGATCGAGACCAGCCAGTCCATCCTCGCCGCCGACGGCACCGCCGCGGTCGCCCGCATGATCCAGGCGGCCGAGGGCCGGGCCACCGGCCTGCACTACGGCACCTTCGACTACAGCGCCTGCCTCGGCGTCTCCGCCGCCCACCAGGCGAGCGACCACCCCGCCGCCGACCACGCCAAGGCGGTCATGCAGGTCGCCGCCGCGGGCACCGGCGTCCGCGTCTCGGACGGCTCCACGAACGTCCTGCCGGTCGGCCCGACGGCACAGGTCCACGACGCCTGGCGGCTGCACTACGGCCTCACCCGCCGCGCTCTGGCCCGCGCCTACTACCAGGGCTGGGACATGCACCCGGGCCACCTGCCCACCCGGTACGCGGCCGTCTTCGCCTTCTACCGCGAGGGCTTCGTCCAGGCGGCCGAGCGGCTGTCCCGGTACGCCGGCCGGGCCGGCGGGGACGTGATGGACGAGCCGGCGACCGCCAAGGCCCTCAGCGGCTATCTGCTGCGCGGTCTGGACTGCGGCGCGCTCGATCCGGCGGAGGTGAGCGAGGCGACCGGGCTGACCCGGCCGGCGCTGGAGGGATTCGCGGCGCCCCGGCGGGGCGACCTGACGGCCTCCGCGCAGTAG
- a CDS encoding electron transfer flavoprotein subunit beta/FixA family protein, producing the protein MSLRIVVTVKYVPDATGDRHFADDLTVDRDDVDGLLSELDEYAVEQALQISENSDDDVEITVLTVGPEDAKDALRKALSMGADKAIHVEDDDLHGTDVIGTSLVLAKAIEKAGYDLVISGLASTDGTMGVVPALLAERLGVPQVTLLSEVSVEDGTVKGRRDGDAASEQLEASLPAVVSVTDQSGEARYPSFKGIMAAKKKPVQSWDLSDLDLEAGEVGLEGAWTAVDSATQRPARTAGTIVKDEGEGGKQLAEFLAGQKFI; encoded by the coding sequence GTGAGCTTGAGGATCGTTGTCACTGTGAAGTACGTGCCCGACGCCACTGGCGACCGGCACTTCGCCGATGACCTGACCGTCGACCGGGACGACGTGGACGGTCTGCTCTCCGAGCTCGACGAGTACGCGGTCGAGCAGGCGCTGCAGATCTCCGAGAACTCCGACGACGACGTGGAGATCACCGTCCTGACGGTGGGTCCGGAGGACGCCAAGGACGCGCTGCGCAAGGCGCTGTCGATGGGCGCCGACAAGGCGATCCACGTCGAGGACGACGACCTGCACGGCACCGACGTCATCGGCACCTCCCTGGTGCTGGCCAAGGCGATCGAGAAGGCCGGCTACGACCTGGTCATCTCCGGTCTGGCCTCCACCGACGGCACCATGGGCGTCGTCCCGGCCCTGCTGGCCGAGCGCCTGGGCGTCCCGCAGGTCACCCTGCTCTCCGAGGTCTCGGTGGAGGACGGCACGGTCAAGGGCCGCCGCGACGGCGACGCCGCCTCCGAGCAGCTCGAGGCGTCCCTGCCGGCCGTCGTGTCGGTCACCGACCAGTCGGGTGAAGCGCGTTACCCGTCCTTCAAGGGCATCATGGCGGCGAAGAAGAAGCCGGTTCAGTCCTGGGACCTGTCGGACCTGGACCTGGAGGCCGGGGAAGTCGGTCTCGAGGGCGCGTGGACCGCGGTCGACTCCGCGACCCAGCGCCCCGCCCGCACCGCGGGCACGATCGTCAAGGACGAGGGCGAGGGCGGCAAGCAGCTCGCCGAGTTCCTCGCGGGCCAGAAGTTCATCTAA
- a CDS encoding DUF6421 family protein, which produces MTEILVQAASGEQVPPASRVVEHPAWRVLKDAVEQVRPWQSKDGSIDFSAEGAPARGEAEQAVQRVIEAVEELSPLLPHDADYHHALVKDLRVWADGGFEVPDFLDSLLAFQPAASRADGLQHLVVFAMYTQNGNPDRNLEAVVLRMVWPQWLAELERTRYDNPLFCGITFEDFTSGYDTNSAVLFPETIAVREAPERFSWGGIFCDREAARFRRVTDAAVDILGLELPEDVADMVHDQKRCEEAFVLWDMVHDRTHSHGDLPFDPFMIKQRQPFWMYGLEELRCDLTAFKEAVKLQADGVPQARDVQYAVLFDRMFRFPVTGERVRNYDGLGGQLLFAYLHKHDVLRWTDNRLQIDWERAPQVTNQLCAEIETLYRDGIDRPKLVHWFAGYELVSTYLAPHPGSKWAKGPDALDLTQPPRRLVDDVLPDEFPLSMFYEALSKKLKNVIASTKGITAASAERIAA; this is translated from the coding sequence ATGACGGAAATTCTTGTGCAGGCAGCATCGGGGGAGCAGGTTCCTCCGGCGTCCAGGGTGGTGGAGCACCCGGCGTGGCGCGTGCTCAAGGATGCCGTGGAGCAGGTCCGGCCCTGGCAGTCGAAGGACGGGTCGATCGACTTCTCGGCCGAGGGCGCCCCGGCGCGCGGCGAGGCCGAACAGGCCGTGCAGCGGGTGATCGAGGCCGTCGAGGAGCTCTCCCCGCTGCTCCCGCATGACGCCGACTACCACCACGCGCTGGTCAAGGACCTGCGGGTGTGGGCCGACGGCGGTTTCGAGGTGCCGGACTTCCTCGACTCGCTGCTGGCCTTCCAGCCCGCCGCGAGCCGCGCGGACGGGCTCCAGCACCTGGTCGTCTTCGCGATGTACACGCAGAACGGCAACCCGGACCGCAACCTGGAGGCGGTCGTTCTCCGGATGGTCTGGCCGCAGTGGCTGGCGGAGCTGGAGCGCACCCGCTACGACAACCCGCTGTTCTGCGGCATCACCTTCGAGGACTTCACGTCCGGGTACGACACCAACTCGGCCGTCCTCTTCCCGGAGACCATCGCCGTCCGGGAAGCGCCGGAACGTTTCTCCTGGGGTGGCATCTTCTGTGACCGCGAGGCCGCGCGCTTCCGCCGCGTGACGGACGCCGCCGTCGACATCCTGGGCCTGGAGCTGCCCGAGGACGTCGCCGACATGGTGCACGACCAGAAGCGCTGCGAAGAGGCCTTCGTGCTGTGGGACATGGTCCACGACCGCACCCACAGCCACGGGGACCTGCCCTTCGACCCGTTCATGATCAAGCAGCGCCAGCCGTTCTGGATGTACGGCCTCGAGGAGCTGCGCTGCGACCTCACCGCCTTCAAGGAGGCGGTGAAGCTGCAGGCCGACGGCGTCCCGCAGGCCCGTGACGTGCAGTACGCGGTGCTCTTCGACCGCATGTTCCGCTTCCCGGTCACCGGCGAGCGCGTGCGCAACTACGACGGCCTCGGCGGTCAGCTGCTCTTCGCGTACCTGCACAAGCACGACGTCCTCCGCTGGACCGACAACCGGCTGCAGATCGACTGGGAGCGCGCCCCGCAGGTCACCAACCAGCTGTGCGCCGAGATCGAGACGCTGTACCGCGACGGCATCGACCGCCCCAAGCTGGTGCACTGGTTCGCCGGCTACGAGCTGGTCTCCACCTATCTCGCCCCGCACCCGGGCTCCAAGTGGGCCAAGGGTCCCGACGCCCTCGACCTGACCCAGCCGCCGCGCAGGCTCGTCGATGACGTGCTTCCCGACGAGTTTCCGCTGAGCATGTTCTATGAGGCACTGTCCAAGAAGCTGAAGAACGTGATCGCCTCCACCAAGGGCATCACGGCGGCCAGCGCCGAGCGGATCGCCGCGTGA
- a CDS encoding SDR family oxidoreductase — protein MGNGALSGAVVVVAGAGGPAGRAALLRLAEAGATVVGADNDPERLAEAVDAARYGAGGAAVTGEPVDLLDLDSTRDWAQRVEKDFGRIDGVVHLVGGWRGSETFIKTSLDDWDFLELLLVKTVQHTSLAFFEALQRSELGRYVLISASGATKPTAGNAAYAAAKAAAEAWTLALADAFRKAGGAEGPTSAAAILVVKALVHDAMRADRPNAKFAGFTDVKDLAEAITGVWEKSAQEVNGQRLWLTEKP, from the coding sequence ATGGGGAACGGGGCTCTCAGCGGTGCGGTGGTCGTGGTGGCCGGTGCGGGCGGACCCGCCGGCCGGGCGGCGCTGCTCAGGCTCGCCGAGGCCGGCGCGACCGTCGTCGGCGCGGACAACGACCCCGAGCGCCTGGCGGAGGCCGTCGACGCGGCCCGCTACGGCGCCGGCGGCGCCGCCGTCACCGGCGAGCCGGTCGACCTGCTCGACCTGGACTCGACCCGGGACTGGGCGCAGCGCGTCGAGAAGGACTTCGGCCGGATCGACGGCGTGGTCCACCTCGTCGGCGGCTGGCGGGGCAGCGAGACGTTCATCAAGACCAGCCTGGACGACTGGGACTTCCTCGAGCTGCTGCTCGTCAAGACCGTGCAGCACACCTCGCTCGCCTTCTTCGAGGCCCTCCAGCGCAGCGAGCTCGGTCGGTACGTGCTGATCAGCGCCTCCGGGGCCACGAAGCCCACCGCGGGCAACGCCGCGTACGCCGCCGCCAAGGCCGCCGCCGAGGCCTGGACCCTCGCGCTCGCCGACGCCTTCCGCAAGGCCGGGGGCGCCGAGGGCCCGACCTCCGCGGCTGCGATCCTGGTGGTGAAGGCGCTGGTGCACGACGCGATGCGCGCCGACCGCCCCAACGCGAAGTTCGCGGGCTTCACGGACGTCAAGGACCTGGCCGAGGCCATCACCGGCGTCTGGGAGAAGTCCGCCCAGGAAGTGAACGGACAGCGTCTGTGGCTCACCGAGAAGCCGTGA
- a CDS encoding TlpA family protein disulfide reductase yields the protein MTGLVVCVAVLAAASAFGVLQRRRSGRVRVRGRDDGRRIGADRLGAELGERATLVQFSSAFCAPCRATRRVLGEVAAVVPGVAHIEIDAEAHLDLVRELDILKTPTVLVLDAEGRIVRRAAGQPRKADVVAALGEAV from the coding sequence ATGACCGGACTGGTGGTGTGTGTGGCGGTGCTCGCGGCGGCGAGCGCCTTCGGAGTGCTGCAGCGGCGGCGGAGCGGGAGGGTACGGGTGCGCGGGCGCGACGACGGCAGAAGGATCGGAGCGGACCGCCTCGGCGCGGAACTCGGCGAACGCGCCACGCTCGTACAGTTCTCCAGCGCGTTCTGCGCCCCCTGCCGGGCCACCCGCCGGGTCCTGGGAGAGGTGGCGGCGGTGGTCCCGGGGGTGGCCCACATCGAGATCGACGCCGAGGCGCACCTCGACCTCGTGCGCGAGCTCGACATCCTCAAGACGCCGACGGTCCTGGTGCTCGACGCCGAGGGCCGGATCGTCCGGCGCGCCGCCGGTCAGCCCCGCAAGGCCGACGTCGTCGCGGCGCTGGGGGAAGCGGTGTGA
- a CDS encoding lysophospholipid acyltransferase family protein, which produces MAELVYRPVVGLAQTLFKVWDLKIDCKGSENIPRSGGAVLVSNHISYLDFIFDGLAALPQKRLVRFMAKESVFRHKISGPLMRGMKHIPVDRNQGETAYQHALDSLRSGEIVGVFPEATISQSFTLKSFKSGAARMAQEAGVPLIPVALWGTQRLWTKGHPRNFKRSHTPITIRVGEAVEASRDKYAGALTRQLRERVQELLEAAQRAYPVRPKDANDTWWMPAHLGGTAPTAEQVRAAEAS; this is translated from the coding sequence ATGGCAGAGCTCGTCTACCGCCCCGTCGTCGGCCTCGCCCAGACGTTGTTCAAGGTCTGGGACCTCAAGATCGACTGCAAGGGGTCGGAGAACATCCCGCGTTCGGGTGGAGCCGTGCTGGTGAGCAATCACATCAGCTACCTCGACTTCATCTTCGACGGTCTGGCCGCCCTCCCGCAGAAGCGGCTCGTGCGCTTCATGGCGAAGGAGTCCGTCTTCCGCCACAAGATCTCCGGTCCGCTGATGCGCGGCATGAAGCACATCCCGGTCGACCGCAACCAGGGCGAGACGGCGTACCAGCACGCGCTGGACTCGCTGCGCTCCGGTGAGATCGTCGGCGTCTTCCCCGAGGCGACCATCTCCCAGTCCTTCACGCTGAAGAGCTTCAAGTCCGGCGCGGCCCGGATGGCCCAGGAGGCGGGCGTCCCGCTGATCCCGGTGGCCCTGTGGGGTACGCAGCGGCTGTGGACCAAGGGCCACCCGCGCAACTTCAAGCGCAGCCACACCCCGATCACCATCCGCGTCGGCGAGGCCGTCGAGGCCTCCCGCGACAAGTACGCGGGCGCCCTCACCCGTCAGCTGCGCGAGCGCGTCCAGGAGCTGCTGGAGGCCGCTCAGCGCGCCTATCCTGTGCGCCCCAAGGACGCGAACGACACCTGGTGGATGCCGGCCCACCTGGGCGGCACCGCGCCCACTGCCGAGCAGGTGCGGGCGGCCGAGGCGAGCTGA
- a CDS encoding threonine aldolase family protein: MNPAKTDARRRHDPGVRGFASDNYAGAHPEVMAALALANGGHQVAYGEDDYTDNLQQIVRSHFGATAEAFPVFNGTGANVVALQAVTDRWGAVICAESAHINVDEGGAPERMGGLKLLTVPTPDGKLTPELIDRQAWGWEDEHRAMPQVVSITQSTELGTLYTPEEIRAICDHAHAHGMKVHLDGSRIANAAASLDVPMRTFTNAVGVDILSLGGTKNGALFGEAVVVIDQGAVRRMKHLRKLSMQLASKMRFVSVQLEALLAKDLWLRNARHANEMAQRLAEGVRAVHGVEILYPVQSNGVFARLPHDVSERLQKKFRFYFWDEAAGVVRWMCAFDTTEEDVDAFVAALKEEMAR, translated from the coding sequence GTGAACCCGGCGAAGACCGACGCCCGTCGCCGTCATGACCCCGGGGTCCGCGGTTTCGCCAGCGACAACTACGCCGGGGCCCACCCGGAGGTGATGGCCGCCCTGGCCCTGGCCAACGGCGGCCATCAGGTGGCGTACGGCGAGGACGACTACACGGACAACCTCCAGCAGATCGTCCGCAGCCACTTCGGGGCCACGGCCGAGGCCTTCCCGGTCTTCAACGGAACCGGGGCCAACGTCGTGGCGCTCCAGGCGGTCACCGACCGCTGGGGTGCGGTGATCTGCGCCGAGAGCGCCCACATCAACGTGGACGAGGGCGGCGCACCCGAGCGCATGGGCGGTCTCAAGCTGCTCACCGTCCCCACGCCCGACGGCAAGCTCACGCCCGAGCTGATCGACCGGCAGGCCTGGGGCTGGGAGGACGAGCACCGCGCGATGCCGCAGGTCGTCTCGATCACCCAGAGCACGGAACTCGGGACGCTCTACACGCCCGAGGAGATCCGCGCGATCTGCGACCACGCCCACGCGCACGGCATGAAGGTCCACCTCGACGGTTCCCGGATAGCCAACGCGGCCGCCTCCCTGGACGTCCCGATGCGGACGTTCACCAACGCGGTCGGCGTCGACATCCTGTCCCTGGGCGGCACCAAGAACGGCGCGCTGTTCGGCGAGGCCGTCGTGGTCATCGACCAGGGCGCCGTGCGCCGGATGAAGCACCTGCGCAAGCTGTCCATGCAGCTCGCCTCCAAGATGCGCTTCGTGTCGGTGCAGCTGGAGGCCCTGCTCGCCAAGGACCTGTGGCTGCGCAACGCACGCCACGCCAACGAGATGGCGCAGCGCCTCGCGGAGGGCGTGCGGGCCGTGCACGGCGTGGAGATCCTTTACCCGGTGCAGTCCAACGGCGTCTTCGCACGGCTCCCGCACGACGTGAGCGAGCGGCTGCAGAAGAAGTTCCGGTTCTACTTCTGGGACGAGGCGGCCGGAGTCGTGCGGTGGATGTGCGCGTTCGACACGACCGAGGAGGACGTGGACGCGTTCGTCGCCGCCCTGAAGGAGGAGATGGCCCGGTAG
- a CDS encoding flavin reductase family protein, which translates to MTALPGLRAPQLASPDLLRSVFRRHAAGVAVITAAAPNGPVGFTATSLSSVSAEPPMLSFGIGTGASSWPAVSRARHVGVHILGEHQQELAATFARSGADRFGPPTAWHEGPEGVPVLDGVLAWLVCRVVTRVPAGDHRIVLAEVVLGDPEGAGRPLLYHQGRFTALRD; encoded by the coding sequence ATGACGGCCCTGCCCGGCCTCCGCGCCCCCCAGCTCGCCTCGCCCGATCTCCTGCGCTCCGTCTTCCGGCGGCACGCGGCCGGAGTCGCCGTGATCACCGCGGCCGCGCCGAACGGTCCGGTGGGCTTCACCGCCACCTCCCTCAGCTCGGTCTCCGCCGAGCCCCCGATGCTCTCCTTCGGCATCGGCACGGGCGCCTCCAGCTGGCCGGCGGTCTCCCGCGCGCGGCATGTCGGCGTCCACATACTCGGCGAGCACCAGCAGGAGCTCGCCGCCACCTTCGCCCGCAGCGGCGCGGACCGTTTCGGCCCGCCGACCGCGTGGCACGAGGGGCCGGAGGGCGTCCCCGTCCTCGACGGCGTGCTCGCGTGGCTGGTGTGCCGCGTCGTCACGCGCGTGCCCGCCGGCGACCACCGGATCGTGCTGGCCGAGGTGGTGCTGGGGGATCCGGAGGGAGCGGGCCGTCCGCTGCTGTACCACCAGGGGCGGTTCACGGCGCTGCGGGATTGA
- a CDS encoding VOC family protein: MSVELNHTIVHSRDNRESAEFLAHILGLEVGAEWGPFVPVATSNGVTLDFAAIPAESIVMQHYAFLVSDEEFDAAFDRIERAGIAYFADPHGRQPGEINRHHGGRGVYFRDPAGHGMEIITTPYTFPAQ, from the coding sequence ATGTCAGTCGAGTTGAACCACACCATCGTCCATTCCCGTGACAACCGGGAGTCCGCCGAGTTCCTGGCCCACATCCTGGGACTGGAAGTCGGGGCCGAGTGGGGCCCGTTCGTCCCGGTGGCCACCAGCAACGGGGTCACCCTGGACTTCGCCGCGATCCCGGCGGAGTCGATCGTCATGCAGCACTACGCGTTCCTCGTCTCCGACGAGGAGTTCGACGCCGCCTTCGACCGGATCGAGCGGGCGGGAATCGCGTATTTCGCCGATCCGCACGGCAGGCAGCCCGGTGAGATCAACCGTCACCACGGCGGCCGGGGCGTGTACTTCAGGGATCCCGCGGGGCACGGGATGGAGATCATCACGACCCCGTACACCTTTCCCGCGCAGTAG
- a CDS encoding transglutaminase domain-containing protein — translation MELIQENPDLSAYLAADEVIDHGHPTVRATAARLARNAEDSYAYARMAFEFVRDAISHSQDAEDPRVTWRASDVIEQRTGICYAKAHALAALLRAQDIPTALCYQRLARDEGGGHVLHGLVAVRFHGAWHRQDPRGNKPGVDARFSLDGERLAFRADAEAGEWDCPGLYASPHPGVLEALRTASDRPGLWEGLPATL, via the coding sequence ATGGAGCTGATCCAGGAGAACCCCGACCTGTCCGCCTATCTGGCTGCCGACGAGGTCATCGACCATGGCCACCCGACGGTGCGGGCCACCGCCGCACGCCTCGCGCGGAACGCCGAAGACTCGTATGCCTATGCGCGAATGGCCTTCGAGTTCGTGCGCGACGCCATTTCCCACTCGCAGGACGCCGAAGACCCGCGGGTGACCTGGCGCGCCTCGGACGTCATCGAGCAGCGGACGGGCATCTGCTACGCCAAGGCCCACGCGCTGGCCGCGCTGCTGCGGGCGCAGGACATCCCGACCGCGCTGTGCTACCAGCGGCTGGCGCGCGACGAGGGCGGCGGACACGTCCTGCACGGACTCGTCGCGGTGCGCTTCCACGGGGCATGGCACCGCCAGGACCCGCGCGGCAACAAGCCGGGCGTGGACGCGCGGTTCTCCCTGGACGGCGAACGGCTGGCCTTCCGCGCCGACGCCGAGGCGGGCGAGTGGGACTGCCCCGGCCTCTACGCCTCGCCGCATCCGGGCGTCCTCGAAGCGCTGCGCACCGCTTCCGACCGGCCGGGGCTGTGGGAGGGCCTCCCCGCCACGCTGTGA
- a CDS encoding DUF4395 domain-containing protein: MDIDARGPRFGAAVTTVVLAVVLITGNVWLLAWQTLAFALGAAGGPGRSPYGWVFRTAVGPRIGPATEFEAPQPPRFAQAVGLAFACVGLVGFALGPQWLGLAATGAALAAAFLNAAFGYCLGCEMYLLGRRVAVRAE, encoded by the coding sequence ATGGACATCGACGCGAGGGGCCCGCGCTTCGGGGCCGCCGTGACGACCGTAGTGCTTGCGGTCGTTCTGATCACCGGGAACGTCTGGCTGCTGGCCTGGCAGACGCTGGCGTTCGCGCTCGGCGCGGCGGGCGGGCCGGGGCGTTCGCCCTACGGCTGGGTGTTCCGCACGGCCGTTGGCCCCCGGATCGGGCCGGCCACGGAGTTCGAGGCGCCGCAACCGCCGCGGTTCGCGCAGGCGGTGGGGCTCGCGTTCGCCTGCGTCGGTCTGGTCGGATTCGCCCTGGGTCCGCAGTGGCTCGGTCTCGCCGCGACCGGCGCGGCTCTGGCGGCCGCGTTCCTCAATGCCGCTTTCGGGTACTGCCTCGGATGCGAGATGTACCTGCTCGGACGGCGGGTCGCGGTGCGAGCGGAGTAA
- a CDS encoding endonuclease/exonuclease/phosphatase family protein: protein MTRSGRPTRRAGLRTVVAALAAVPLIGTAGASAARQESRSRELLRPVPFPPLEVMTFNLRFASAEKPHSWAVRRPVMRTLLHRAAPHVIGTQEGRPQQLLDIGADLGPHYAWIGTSRGVGADEAVAVFYDTRRLAPAGYEHFWLSDTPRVRGSNTWGGGHPRMVTWVRFRDLLAAGRQFCVLNTHLDNASQYARERSAALIAARISRFDPALPLLLTGDFNTVAHENPVYDRLLAAGLVDTWDTARTRGDAYATYHGYKALTPNGGRIDWILATPGVRVQREWTDTFSENGQYPSDHLPVQASLTLG, encoded by the coding sequence ATGACGAGGAGCGGCAGGCCGACCCGGCGGGCGGGGCTGAGGACCGTGGTGGCGGCCCTGGCCGCCGTCCCCCTGATCGGCACGGCGGGGGCGTCCGCCGCCCGGCAGGAGAGCCGCTCGCGCGAGCTGCTGAGGCCCGTGCCCTTCCCGCCCCTCGAGGTCATGACGTTCAACCTCCGCTTCGCCTCCGCCGAGAAGCCGCACAGCTGGGCCGTCCGCCGCCCCGTGATGCGGACACTGCTGCACCGGGCGGCCCCGCACGTCATCGGCACCCAGGAGGGCCGCCCGCAGCAGTTGCTGGACATCGGGGCCGACCTCGGACCGCACTACGCCTGGATCGGGACCAGCAGGGGCGTGGGCGCCGACGAGGCGGTGGCCGTCTTCTACGACACGCGCCGGCTCGCCCCTGCCGGGTACGAGCACTTCTGGCTCTCCGACACCCCGCGGGTGCGGGGCTCCAACACCTGGGGCGGTGGCCATCCCCGCATGGTCACCTGGGTCCGCTTCCGCGATCTGCTGGCCGCGGGGCGGCAGTTCTGTGTGCTCAACACCCATCTCGACAACGCGAGCCAGTACGCGCGCGAACGGTCCGCCGCGCTCATCGCCGCGCGGATCTCCCGGTTCGACCCCGCGCTGCCGTTGCTGCTGACCGGCGACTTCAACACCGTCGCGCACGAGAACCCGGTGTACGACAGGCTGCTCGCCGCCGGGCTGGTCGACACCTGGGACACGGCACGCACGCGGGGCGACGCGTACGCCACGTACCACGGGTACAAGGCGCTGACCCCGAACGGAGGCCGCATCGACTGGATCCTCGCGACGCCCGGCGTGCGGGTCCAACGGGAGTGGACCGACACCTTCAGCGAGAACGGTCAGTACCCGAGCGACCATCTGCCGGTGCAGGCCTCGCTGACCCTGGGATGA